In Francisella hispaniensis FSC454, a genomic segment contains:
- a CDS encoding restriction endonuclease subunit S: MRSNYKKLGSYIQQVSIKNKDLEVSNLLGVSITKEFISSIANTVGTDMSKYKIVHKGQFAYGPVTSRNGDKISVALLEDDSAIVSTSYTVFEIIDKNELLPEYLMMWFRREEFDRYARYMSHGSTREVFGWEEMCDVELPIPSIEKQREIVAEYYAITNRVKLNEQLNQKLEETAQAIYKEWFVDFEFPDENGKPYKSNGGEMVWCEELEKEIPKEWKHGTIKDLFELQRGFDLPTQNRVMGEYPVYASTGISDYHNEYKVEAPCVVTGRSGSLGEVFYVDENFWALNTTLWVKSFNNSTPLFAYFILKSINLSDFNGGSAVPTLNRNHLHMSDIYVPSMNVIETFELKAKTIFEHKKILKKEHSNLIRLKEILLSKMATVEG, translated from the coding sequence ATGAGATCAAATTATAAAAAACTTGGTAGCTATATCCAGCAAGTAAGCATCAAAAATAAAGATTTAGAAGTCTCAAACTTACTTGGTGTAAGTATAACAAAAGAGTTTATTTCATCTATTGCAAATACTGTTGGTACAGATATGAGTAAATACAAAATTGTTCATAAAGGTCAATTTGCTTATGGTCCTGTAACTTCTAGAAATGGCGACAAGATATCAGTAGCTCTTTTAGAAGATGATAGTGCTATTGTATCTACTTCTTATACTGTATTTGAAATAATTGATAAAAATGAGCTTCTACCTGAATATCTAATGATGTGGTTTAGAAGAGAAGAGTTTGATAGATATGCTAGATATATGTCTCATGGAAGTACAAGGGAAGTTTTTGGTTGGGAAGAAATGTGTGATGTTGAGCTACCAATTCCATCAATAGAAAAACAGCGTGAGATAGTAGCAGAGTATTATGCAATTACAAATCGAGTCAAACTAAATGAGCAACTAAACCAAAAGCTAGAAGAAACAGCTCAAGCTATCTATAAAGAGTGGTTTGTGGATTTTGAGTTTCCAGATGAAAACGGCAAACCGTATAAATCAAATGGCGGTGAGATGGTTTGGTGTGAGGAGCTTGAGAAGGAGATTCCGAAGGAGTGGAAGCATGGAACAATCAAAGATCTTTTTGAGCTTCAAAGAGGCTTTGATTTACCTACACAAAATAGGGTTATGGGTGAGTATCCTGTATATGCATCTACTGGAATCTCTGATTATCATAATGAATATAAAGTAGAAGCTCCATGTGTTGTAACAGGGCGTAGTGGTTCGCTTGGTGAAGTCTTTTATGTTGATGAAAATTTTTGGGCATTGAACACAACTTTATGGGTTAAATCATTTAATAACTCTACCCCCTTATTTGCATATTTTATCCTAAAATCTATAAATTTATCTGATTTTAATGGTGGATCAGCAGTACCTACATTAAATAGAAATCATTTACATATGAGTGATATATATGTTCCTAGTATGAATGTCATCGAGACTTTTGAATTAAAAGCTAAAACGATATTTGAGCATAAAAAAATCCTAAAGAAAGAACATTCTAATTTAATAAGATTAAAAGAGATATTACTTTCAAAAATGGCAACTGTGGAGGGGTGA
- the dctA gene encoding C4-dicarboxylate transporter DctA, translating into MKIFRHLYAQVLLGIFIGILLGIFTPNFAIALKPFADVFVKLIKLMIAPIIFLTLVSGIAAMNDLKTVGKIGGVALLYFFIMTIVALAIGMLTANILHPGLGLNINPNSLDASAAKAYMGDVEQTSGIQDFFMSIIPESFAGAFTGGDILQVLFVSILFAVGLVMYGESGKPILDGIQSLSKVFFKIIHVIMYYSPIAACTAIGYTIAMYGTGTLIGLIGLLLCFYITCLIFIVVFLGIILKLYCGINIFRLLGYIKTEILIVLGTSSSESVLPNLMEKLENLGCDESVVGLVIPTGYSFNLDGTAIYLSLAAIFIAQALGIELTLSQQVFMLLIMVISSKGAAGVTGSGFIILASTLSALGVVPVAGIMIILGIDRFMSEGRSITNMIGNTIGTIIISKWQNKLDFDKLNSELRG; encoded by the coding sequence ATGAAAATTTTTCGTCACCTATATGCTCAAGTTTTGTTAGGGATATTTATAGGAATATTACTCGGAATTTTTACGCCTAACTTTGCGATAGCACTCAAACCTTTTGCAGATGTTTTTGTTAAGCTTATTAAACTTATGATAGCTCCGATTATTTTCCTTACTTTGGTTTCTGGTATCGCGGCAATGAATGATCTGAAAACTGTAGGTAAAATAGGTGGAGTAGCATTATTATATTTTTTTATTATGACTATTGTAGCTTTAGCAATAGGGATGCTCACAGCAAATATACTTCATCCGGGTTTGGGGTTGAATATTAATCCTAACTCTTTAGATGCCAGTGCTGCAAAAGCTTACATGGGAGATGTAGAGCAAACTAGTGGAATTCAAGATTTCTTTATGAGTATTATCCCTGAATCGTTTGCGGGAGCTTTTACTGGTGGAGATATTTTACAGGTACTTTTTGTCTCAATACTATTTGCTGTTGGATTAGTGATGTATGGGGAGTCAGGAAAACCAATACTTGATGGTATTCAAAGTCTATCAAAAGTGTTTTTTAAAATAATACATGTCATTATGTACTATTCACCAATAGCAGCATGTACAGCTATTGGTTACACTATTGCAATGTATGGAACTGGTACTTTGATAGGGCTTATAGGCTTATTATTATGTTTTTATATTACCTGTTTAATATTCATAGTAGTTTTTTTAGGGATTATATTAAAGTTATATTGCGGTATAAATATTTTTAGGTTATTAGGATATATCAAAACAGAAATATTAATTGTTTTAGGTACTTCATCCTCAGAATCAGTTTTGCCAAATTTGATGGAAAAATTAGAAAACTTGGGCTGTGATGAATCAGTTGTAGGTCTTGTGATACCAACTGGATATTCTTTTAATTTAGATGGTACAGCTATTTATTTATCATTAGCGGCAATATTTATAGCACAAGCATTAGGCATAGAGCTTACTTTAAGTCAGCAAGTTTTTATGTTATTAATTATGGTAATTAGCTCAAAAGGAGCTGCTGGAGTTACAGGCAGTGGCTTTATAATATTAGCGAGTACTTTGAGTGCTTTGGGCGTAGTACCAGTTGCAGGTATTATGATTATCTTAGGTATTGATAGATTTATGTCAGAAGGGCGTTCAATTACAAATATGATTGGTAATACTATAGGAACTATTATTATATCCAAATGGCAGAATAAGTTGGACTTTGATAAGTTAAATAGTGAGTTGAGAGGGTAA
- a CDS encoding RidA family protein produces MKKIKINTTNAPQAIGSYEQAIKVGNFVYTSGQIGLRADGTMSGECIKEQTTQVMQNLKAVLEAAGSSLDKVVKATIFIKDMTEFKIIDEVYSSFFDGNFPARSCVEVARLPKDVRVEIEAIAITN; encoded by the coding sequence ATGAAAAAGATTAAAATAAATACTACTAATGCACCACAAGCTATAGGTTCTTATGAGCAAGCTATAAAAGTGGGAAACTTTGTTTATACTTCTGGGCAAATAGGTCTTAGAGCTGATGGAACAATGTCTGGAGAGTGCATCAAAGAGCAAACGACTCAAGTTATGCAAAACCTAAAGGCAGTTTTAGAAGCAGCGGGCTCAAGTCTAGATAAAGTAGTAAAAGCGACTATCTTTATCAAAGATATGACGGAGTTTAAGATAATTGATGAAGTCTATAGTTCATTTTTTGATGGTAATTTTCCAGCTCGTTCATGTGTTGAAGTCGCAAGATTGCCAAAGGATGTAAGAGTCGAAATAGAAGCAATTGCAATTACTAACTAG
- a CDS encoding type I restriction-modification system subunit M — protein sequence MAQAKNKANTKSMEETLWDSANKLRGSVESSEYKHIVLGLIFLKFVSDTFEERREQLIAEGKEAFIDMVEFYTMENVFYLPEESRWSYIKQNAKQDDIALKIDTALSTIEKNNPSLKGALPDNYFSRLGLDVSKLSSLIDTINNINTIADKGNDIVGRVYEYFLSKFAIAEGKGKGEFYTPKSIVNLIANMIEPYKGKIYDPACGSGGMFVQSIKFIEAHKGNKKDISIYGQEYTGTTYKLAKMNLAIRGISANLGDVPADTFFKDQHPDLKADFIMANPPFNQKDWRGANELLDDPRWAGYDVPPKSNANYGWILNMVSKLSQNGVAGFILANGALSGGGEEYKIRKKLIENDLVEAIVILPRNMFYTTDISVTIWILNANKKQIEFEQNGKQKSHRDRTNEILFMDLRQKGVPFEKKFIQFDEENIQEISDTYHAWQSVGKTTPSCSASHPFKEGELVYKDIPEYCKSVTIDEVIAKDYSLVPSKYIEFVNRDENIDFDEKMKNLQTEFSELLKQEEQSKQELLTVFKELGYEIKL from the coding sequence ATGGCTCAAGCAAAAAACAAAGCAAATACCAAGTCTATGGAAGAGACTCTTTGGGATAGTGCAAATAAACTCAGAGGCTCAGTAGAGTCTAGTGAATATAAACATATAGTTTTAGGGTTGATATTTCTAAAGTTTGTTAGTGATACTTTTGAAGAACGCCGAGAACAACTAATCGCCGAAGGCAAAGAAGCATTTATCGACATGGTAGAGTTCTATACTATGGAAAATGTCTTCTATTTACCAGAAGAATCTAGGTGGTCATATATCAAGCAAAATGCTAAACAGGATGATATAGCTCTCAAGATAGATACAGCGCTATCAACTATTGAGAAAAATAACCCAAGTTTAAAAGGAGCGTTACCAGATAACTATTTCTCAAGGCTAGGACTAGATGTGAGTAAGCTCTCTAGCTTGATAGATACTATAAACAATATTAACACTATAGCCGATAAAGGTAATGATATAGTGGGACGAGTGTATGAGTATTTCTTGAGTAAATTTGCGATAGCAGAGGGTAAGGGTAAAGGTGAGTTCTACACGCCAAAATCTATCGTAAATCTGATAGCTAATATGATAGAGCCATACAAAGGTAAAATATACGATCCAGCTTGTGGTTCGGGTGGTATGTTTGTCCAGTCTATCAAGTTTATAGAAGCTCATAAGGGTAACAAAAAAGACATCTCAATCTATGGTCAAGAGTACACGGGTACTACATATAAACTAGCGAAGATGAATCTAGCAATTCGTGGAATTTCGGCAAATCTTGGTGATGTACCAGCAGATACATTTTTCAAAGATCAACATCCTGATTTAAAAGCTGATTTTATAATGGCGAATCCACCATTTAACCAAAAAGATTGGCGAGGAGCAAATGAGCTACTAGATGATCCGCGTTGGGCGGGATATGATGTACCACCTAAATCAAATGCAAACTATGGTTGGATACTCAATATGGTTTCTAAACTATCGCAAAATGGTGTAGCTGGTTTTATCCTAGCGAATGGTGCTCTAAGTGGTGGCGGTGAGGAATACAAAATCCGTAAAAAACTCATAGAAAATGATTTAGTAGAAGCTATTGTAATATTACCGAGAAATATGTTCTACACAACAGATATTAGTGTGACTATATGGATACTTAATGCTAATAAAAAACAAATAGAGTTTGAGCAAAATGGTAAGCAAAAGAGCCATAGAGATAGAACTAATGAGATTTTATTTATGGACTTACGCCAAAAGGGTGTGCCATTTGAGAAGAAATTTATTCAGTTTGATGAAGAAAATATCCAAGAAATATCAGATACTTATCATGCTTGGCAGTCAGTAGGAAAAACTACCCCGTCTTGCTCTGCAAGCCACCCCTTCAAGGAAGGGGAATTAGTTTATAAAGACATCCCAGAATATTGTAAGAGTGTGACTATAGATGAAGTCATTGCTAAAGACTACTCACTAGTACCAAGTAAATATATCGAGTTTGTAAATAGAGACGAGAATATAGATTTTGATGAGAAGATGAAAAATCTTCAAACTGAATTTAGTGAGCTACTAAAGCAAGAAGAGCAATCAAAACAAGAACTTCTAACAGTATTTAAAGAGTTGGGTTATGAGATCAAATTATAA